GATAGTGGTAAACCGGTTCGTGCGGTTCCAGCTGGGCGAGACGGTAGCCGAATAATATATGGCGTACAAGAGAGTTCTTCTCAAGCTGAGCGGAGAAGCCCTCATGGGAGCACAGGGATACGGGCTTGACCCCGACACCCTTGCGGAAGTGGCGTCCCAGATCAAGGAGATCGCGGAAGCAGGAACCGAGATCGCGATTGTCGTGGGAGGCGGGAACATCATGAGGGGCGTGAAAGCGGAGAAGCAGGGTATCGACAGGGTGACAGGGGACCAGATGGGCATGATCGCCACGGTGATCAATGCCCTCGGTCTTCAGGCAAGCCTTGAAAATGCAGGTGTGCCGGCAAGGGTCTTAAGCGCCGTCAGAATGGACAGCGTAGCGGAGCCTTATGTGCGGCAGAGGGCCATGAAGCATCTTACCCTTGGACGGGTCGTGATTTTTGCCGGTGGAACGGGAAACCCCTATTTCACCACGGACACCGCGGCGGCGCTTAGGGCAGTCGAGATAAAAGCAGATGTAATGTGCAAGGCAACAAAGGTCGACGGTATTTACGACAAGGACCCTGTGGTCCACAAGGATGCCGTTTTCTTGCCGGAGGTCACCTACATGGATGCCCTCCACAAGAACCTGGGGGTAATGGATATGACGGCGATTACCCTCTGCAGGGATCAGATGCTGCCGATCATAGTATGCAACATCAAGGGAAACAACATGAAAAGGGCGGTATCGGGAGAGCCCGTGGGAACAATTGTCAGGAGGTAGTATGAAAAACGAGATAATCGAGGAACTGGAA
The sequence above is drawn from the Syntrophorhabdaceae bacterium genome and encodes:
- the pyrH gene encoding UMP kinase; translation: MAYKRVLLKLSGEALMGAQGYGLDPDTLAEVASQIKEIAEAGTEIAIVVGGGNIMRGVKAEKQGIDRVTGDQMGMIATVINALGLQASLENAGVPARVLSAVRMDSVAEPYVRQRAMKHLTLGRVVIFAGGTGNPYFTTDTAAALRAVEIKADVMCKATKVDGIYDKDPVVHKDAVFLPEVTYMDALHKNLGVMDMTAITLCRDQMLPIIVCNIKGNNMKRAVSGEPVGTIVRR